One window of the Haloarcula halobia genome contains the following:
- a CDS encoding PAS domain S-box protein — MTSSPSRRATDNGTIAILHVDDEPGLLDLTKTYLEVENDRFEVTTASDVDEGLAMLAEHRFDCIVSDYDIPDRNGIEFLSAVREDHPDLPFILYTGKGSEEIASEAISRGVTDYLQKETGTGQYTVLANRITNAVEQYRAATALEESRDRLSLLLEQSPLGVLEYDEDFEIVRLNETGEEILGYTESELVGETWEVLVTEESYEHVDRVTDELEAARGGFRSVDENVRKDGERIVCEWHNRVITDDDGDVVTVISLFQDVTDRRERQRDLERYKAYLEGSTDIITVLDEDRTIQYQSPSVTRILGYDAGQLVGEQGFEYVHPDDRASALQTFEQLLTSDERRTDDELRFRTAGDEWRWLELRATDYRDHPGIDGIVVNSRDVTGRKKREQALQETKARLESLFDESPDMINIHDIDGNIIDPNPRLCEQTGYDESTLTAMKVWDVDERADPETARAHWQSMDQDDEFTIEGRYRRKDGSTFPVEVHTRRHDMDDEARFIVVSRDISERKAREEQLEQFASVVSHDLRNPLHVAGAHLELAREDCESDHLDRIEDAHERMSTLIDDLLQLARDGNQMNDAEPVDLATLVTECWQTVETEAATLRADVDCSVHADRSRLKQLFENLLRNAVEHGGESVTVTVGELADGFYVEDDGPGLPAAYGDAVFEPGWSNLAEGTGFGLSIARRVADAHGWSLDHASGETGGARFEITGVEVTR, encoded by the coding sequence ATGACCTCCTCCCCGAGCAGGCGCGCGACCGACAACGGTACGATCGCCATCCTCCACGTGGACGACGAACCGGGCCTGCTGGATCTCACAAAGACCTATCTCGAGGTGGAAAACGACCGGTTCGAGGTGACCACGGCCAGCGACGTCGACGAGGGACTGGCGATGCTCGCCGAACACCGGTTCGACTGCATCGTCTCCGACTACGACATCCCGGACCGGAACGGCATCGAGTTCCTCTCGGCCGTCCGCGAGGACCACCCGGACCTGCCGTTTATCCTCTACACCGGGAAAGGGTCCGAGGAGATCGCCAGCGAAGCCATCTCCAGGGGCGTCACCGACTATCTGCAGAAAGAGACGGGCACGGGACAGTACACCGTGCTCGCCAACCGCATCACGAACGCCGTCGAGCAGTACCGGGCCGCGACCGCGCTCGAGGAGAGTCGGGACCGGCTGTCGTTGCTCCTTGAGCAGTCGCCGCTTGGCGTCCTGGAGTACGACGAGGACTTCGAGATCGTCCGGCTGAACGAGACTGGAGAGGAGATCCTCGGGTACACCGAATCGGAACTCGTCGGCGAGACGTGGGAGGTACTCGTGACGGAGGAGAGTTACGAGCACGTCGACCGGGTCACCGACGAACTCGAGGCGGCGAGGGGTGGGTTCCGGAGCGTCGACGAGAACGTGCGCAAGGACGGCGAGCGAATCGTCTGTGAGTGGCACAATCGCGTCATCACCGACGACGACGGCGACGTCGTGACCGTCATCTCGCTGTTCCAAGACGTCACGGACCGGAGGGAGCGACAGCGCGACCTCGAGCGCTACAAGGCGTATCTCGAGGGATCGACCGACATCATCACCGTCCTCGACGAGGACAGAACGATACAGTACCAGAGCCCGTCGGTGACGCGGATCCTCGGCTACGACGCGGGTCAGCTGGTGGGCGAGCAGGGTTTCGAGTACGTTCACCCGGACGACAGAGCCTCGGCACTCCAGACCTTCGAGCAGCTCCTGACGAGCGACGAGCGGCGTACCGACGACGAACTACGGTTCCGGACGGCCGGCGACGAGTGGCGCTGGCTCGAACTCCGTGCCACCGACTACCGGGACCACCCGGGCATCGACGGCATCGTCGTCAACAGCCGCGACGTCACCGGACGGAAGAAGCGCGAACAGGCGCTCCAGGAGACGAAGGCCCGGCTCGAATCGCTGTTCGACGAGTCGCCCGACATGATCAACATCCACGACATAGACGGGAACATCATCGACCCGAACCCGCGACTGTGCGAACAGACCGGCTACGACGAGTCGACGCTGACCGCCATGAAGGTCTGGGACGTCGACGAACGCGCCGACCCGGAGACCGCCAGGGCCCACTGGCAGTCGATGGACCAGGACGACGAATTCACGATCGAGGGACGGTACCGCCGGAAAGACGGGAGTACGTTCCCAGTCGAGGTCCACACCCGGCGCCACGACATGGACGACGAGGCGCGGTTCATCGTCGTCAGCCGCGACATCTCCGAGCGGAAAGCGCGCGAGGAGCAACTCGAGCAGTTCGCGTCCGTCGTCAGTCACGACCTCCGGAACCCACTCCACGTGGCGGGGGCCCACCTCGAACTCGCCCGCGAGGACTGTGAGAGTGACCACCTCGACCGTATCGAGGACGCACACGAACGCATGTCGACGCTCATCGACGACCTCCTGCAACTCGCTCGGGACGGCAACCAGATGAACGACGCCGAACCCGTCGACCTCGCGACCCTGGTGACGGAGTGCTGGCAGACCGTCGAGACGGAGGCGGCGACCCTGCGGGCGGACGTCGATTGCTCCGTCCACGCCGACCGGTCCAGACTCAAGCAGCTCTTCGAGAACCTCCTGCGCAACGCCGTCGAACACGGCGGGGAGTCGGTGACCGTCACCGTCGGGGAGCTGGCGGACGGCTTCTACGTCGAGGACGACGGGCCCGGCCTGCCGGCCGCGTACGGGGACGCGGTCTTCGAGCCCGGGTGGTCGAATCTCGCTGAGGGGACGGGCTTCGGCCTCAGCATCGCGCGCCGGGTCGCCGACGCTCACGGCTGGTCACTCGACCACGCCTCCGGCGAGACGGGCGGCGCCCGGTTCGAGATTACCGGCGTCGAGGTCACCCGCTGA
- a CDS encoding type II toxin-antitoxin system death-on-curing family toxin, which translates to MSDRLWYPSAKDIVDIHDDIVSEYPDTSPGVRNRGDVEFALEYVEEGSFGSVPETVHEKAFHLLRLLVANHPFVDGNKRTALNVVVVFYLLNGYRFDYDDEIREILVEFGTDEKAVDEDDVLEYLRAHTTDVDLNEVVERWRGDLVEYGLDQLSDESSDPND; encoded by the coding sequence ATGAGTGATCGGCTCTGGTATCCGTCCGCCAAGGACATCGTCGATATCCACGACGATATCGTCTCCGAATACCCGGATACCAGCCCTGGCGTCCGGAACCGGGGTGACGTTGAGTTCGCACTTGAGTACGTCGAGGAAGGGAGCTTCGGGTCGGTTCCAGAGACGGTTCACGAGAAGGCGTTTCACCTGCTTCGGCTTCTCGTCGCCAACCATCCGTTCGTGGACGGAAACAAGCGCACCGCACTCAACGTGGTGGTCGTATTCTATCTGCTCAACGGCTATCGCTTCGATTACGACGACGAAATCAGAGAGATACTGGTGGAGTTCGGCACCGACGAGAAGGCAGTCGATGAGGACGACGTGCTCGAATATCTTCGAGCACACACGACAGACGTTGATTTGAACGAAGTGGTCGAACGATGGCGAGGCGACCTCGTCGAGTATGGACTTGATCAGTTGTCCGACGAATCATCGGACCCGAACGATTAA
- a CDS encoding ester cyclase, whose amino-acid sequence MSEDSSAEQKELVRELYQTLYEKQSFDVVPEFYASGATRHGGLQGSIEGREALQGYLQGALGGFSDIEITELHCLVEDDIVAYDFEMAMTHSGEMLGIPATGNRFEITNAALFRINDGYVVDEWPRTDMLGLMEGIGAVELPF is encoded by the coding sequence ATGAGTGAAGACAGCTCAGCAGAACAAAAGGAACTGGTCCGTGAGCTCTATCAAACGCTCTACGAGAAGCAGTCATTCGATGTAGTCCCGGAGTTCTACGCATCGGGAGCAACCCGCCACGGTGGCCTGCAGGGAAGTATTGAGGGCCGCGAAGCGCTTCAAGGATACCTGCAGGGAGCCCTCGGTGGGTTCTCCGACATCGAGATCACGGAACTACACTGTCTGGTCGAGGACGACATCGTCGCCTACGACTTCGAGATGGCTATGACTCATTCAGGGGAGATGCTGGGAATTCCCGCAACGGGGAATCGCTTCGAGATAACCAATGCGGCCCTGTTCCGAATTAATGATGGGTATGTCGTTGACGAGTGGCCACGGACAGATATGTTGGGGCTTATGGAAGGCATTGGTGCCGTCGAACTCCCGTTTTGA
- a CDS encoding NAD(P)/FAD-dependent oxidoreductase — translation MEDVDVAIVGGGPAGSAAARAAAAHSADAVVLEKGVPRADREGLGPDSTDAAGLLDYWLDIMEFEPGEFPEDVVLSELEGARFYGPDSELELTETGIDATYDGFGFTFHRAKFDDWLRERALEAGADYRTGVSVTGVESDLSRTPRHTVTLADGENLRADAVVLADGPQRTVTSGTLDQFLPDGRSMAEILPSTSANHIAYQEHRRMPEELFDPEFIEFWWGIMPGHTAYPWIFPNDPPVARIGLTMPIGLDIGDYDKREWDLLRHEDDGIPRGNEYVRRLLERQFPDYDLADFPLVEDRGKSGGTETYPISSTRPIESPCRAGIAVTGGAMGATSAFHEGGDHVAVRTGKIAGRLAAQGRLDRYNDEWHAAIGDEILRNVTFADMVRDWRPADWDRAFATANALMDTRGIKADAALRGGYYGLKMVVTYKWGKFGYRNGRYVQLRESDYTV, via the coding sequence ATGGAAGACGTAGACGTCGCTATCGTCGGCGGCGGCCCGGCCGGGTCCGCTGCGGCCCGGGCCGCGGCCGCCCACAGCGCCGACGCTGTGGTCCTGGAGAAGGGGGTCCCCAGGGCCGACCGCGAAGGGTTGGGTCCGGACTCGACGGACGCGGCCGGACTGCTGGATTACTGGCTCGACATCATGGAGTTCGAGCCCGGCGAGTTCCCCGAGGACGTGGTCTTGAGCGAACTCGAGGGCGCGAGGTTCTACGGCCCCGACAGCGAACTGGAGCTGACCGAGACGGGCATCGACGCCACCTACGACGGGTTCGGATTCACGTTCCACCGGGCGAAGTTCGACGACTGGCTCCGCGAGCGTGCCCTCGAGGCCGGGGCGGACTACCGGACGGGCGTCAGCGTCACCGGCGTCGAGTCGGACCTCTCCCGGACGCCACGCCACACGGTCACCCTCGCAGACGGCGAGAATCTCAGAGCCGACGCGGTCGTGCTGGCCGACGGGCCACAGCGCACCGTGACCAGCGGGACGCTCGACCAGTTCCTCCCCGACGGGCGCTCGATGGCAGAGATTCTCCCCTCGACGTCGGCCAACCACATCGCCTACCAGGAACACCGCCGGATGCCCGAGGAGCTGTTCGACCCGGAGTTCATCGAGTTCTGGTGGGGTATCATGCCCGGCCACACGGCCTATCCCTGGATCTTCCCGAACGACCCGCCGGTGGCTCGCATCGGCCTGACGATGCCAATCGGCCTCGACATCGGGGATTACGACAAGCGCGAGTGGGACCTGCTGCGTCACGAGGACGATGGCATCCCCCGCGGGAACGAGTATGTGAGACGCCTCCTCGAACGGCAGTTCCCCGACTACGACCTCGCCGATTTCCCGCTCGTCGAGGACCGGGGCAAGTCCGGCGGGACGGAGACCTACCCCATCTCCTCGACACGCCCCATCGAATCCCCCTGCCGGGCGGGCATCGCCGTCACTGGCGGGGCGATGGGCGCGACGTCGGCGTTCCACGAGGGCGGCGACCACGTCGCTGTCCGGACCGGGAAAATCGCCGGTCGCCTCGCCGCTCAGGGGCGTCTCGACCGCTACAACGACGAGTGGCACGCCGCCATCGGTGACGAGATCCTCCGCAACGTCACCTTCGCCGACATGGTCCGTGATTGGCGCCCGGCGGACTGGGACCGCGCCTTCGCCACCGCCAATGCCCTGATGGACACCCGCGGTATCAAGGCCGACGCGGCCCTCAGAGGCGGCTACTACGGCCTGAAGATGGTTGTGACGTACAAGTGGGGTAAGTTCGGTTACCGGAACGGCCGGTACGTCCAGTTGCGCGAGTCGGACTACACCGTATAG
- a CDS encoding D-2-hydroxyacid dehydrogenase, with product MTDILVMRHNIHGIPLDRYVTALRERLPDYDVAVARTPDEERELVSDATVLTGVALPDAVLDRAESLELFANIYAGYDHLPLSELAAHGIALTTASGVHGPNIAEHVIGNWLAFARGFFTARDQQQDHVWQSFPSTDFAGSTVCVVGLGAIGQAIVDRLGGFGVDTVGVRYSPEKGGPTDEVYGFDEIHDAVVDAEYVGIACPLTETTRHLFDADVFETMRPSAVVSNVARGPVVETDALVDALRHNNIGGAALDVTDPEPLPNDHPLWDFDNVLITPHNAGHTESYFQRLADIVAENVRRHEETGTWDDLQNQVDL from the coding sequence ATGACGGACATCCTCGTGATGCGACACAACATCCACGGGATACCTCTCGACCGGTACGTGACCGCCCTCAGAGAGCGTCTTCCGGACTACGACGTCGCCGTCGCCCGGACCCCGGACGAGGAACGGGAGCTGGTCTCCGACGCGACGGTACTGACCGGCGTTGCGCTCCCCGATGCGGTCCTCGACAGGGCCGAGTCCCTCGAACTGTTCGCCAACATCTACGCCGGCTACGACCACCTGCCGCTCTCGGAACTGGCAGCCCACGGGATCGCGCTGACGACCGCTTCGGGCGTCCACGGACCGAACATCGCCGAGCACGTCATCGGGAACTGGCTTGCGTTCGCTCGTGGCTTTTTCACCGCCCGGGACCAACAGCAGGACCACGTCTGGCAGTCGTTCCCCTCTACGGACTTCGCGGGAAGTACCGTCTGTGTCGTCGGTCTCGGGGCCATCGGCCAGGCCATCGTCGACCGCTTGGGCGGGTTCGGCGTCGACACCGTCGGCGTCCGGTACTCGCCGGAGAAGGGTGGCCCGACCGACGAGGTCTACGGCTTCGACGAGATACACGACGCCGTCGTCGACGCCGAGTACGTCGGCATCGCGTGTCCCCTGACCGAGACCACGCGACACCTCTTCGATGCCGACGTCTTCGAGACGATGCGGCCGTCGGCCGTCGTCTCGAACGTCGCCCGTGGGCCCGTCGTCGAGACGGACGCGCTGGTCGACGCGCTCCGGCACAACAACATCGGGGGCGCGGCGCTGGACGTCACCGATCCCGAACCGCTCCCCAACGACCACCCGCTCTGGGACTTCGACAACGTGCTCATCACGCCCCACAACGCGGGCCACACCGAATCGTACTTCCAGCGCCTGGCCGACATCGTCGCGGAGAACGTCCGCCGTCACGAGGAGACCGGGACCTGGGACGACCTGCAAAACCAGGTCGACCTCTGA
- the asd gene encoding aspartate-semialdehyde dehydrogenase: MSVRVGVLGATGAVGQRLIQLLDPHPEFEIAALTASESSAGKTYKEAAKWRVNSPIPEDVAEIEVGATTPEDVPDDVDLIFSSLPSSVGAEVEPDFCEAGYVVSSNSSNGRMDPDVPLTIPEINADHVDLIEVQRDERGWDGALLKNPNCSTITMVPPLAALDKAFGLTDVNVSTLQAVSGAGYSGVTSMEIIDNAIPYIGGEEEKMETESRKLLGSFDGAEVSLHDMDVAASCNRIATLDGHLENVWADTAADVTAADAEGAMTEVTGIDLPSSPDQLITVFEEPDRPQPRLDRNVEDGMGVAVGGFQGTTKGVQFNCLAHNTMRGAAGASILNGELLKQRGYL, translated from the coding sequence ATGTCTGTACGCGTAGGCGTTCTCGGCGCGACCGGGGCAGTGGGACAGCGACTCATCCAGTTGCTCGACCCGCACCCCGAGTTCGAGATCGCCGCACTGACCGCGAGCGAATCGAGCGCCGGGAAGACCTACAAGGAGGCCGCGAAGTGGCGTGTCAACTCCCCCATCCCGGAGGACGTCGCCGAAATCGAGGTCGGCGCGACGACCCCTGAAGACGTCCCCGACGACGTCGACCTCATCTTCTCGTCGCTCCCCTCGAGCGTCGGGGCCGAGGTCGAACCCGACTTCTGCGAGGCGGGCTACGTCGTCTCCTCGAACTCCTCGAACGGCCGGATGGACCCCGACGTCCCGCTGACCATCCCCGAGATCAACGCCGACCACGTCGACCTCATCGAGGTCCAGCGTGACGAGCGCGGGTGGGACGGCGCGCTCCTGAAGAACCCCAACTGCTCGACCATCACGATGGTCCCGCCGCTGGCCGCTCTCGATAAGGCCTTCGGCCTGACCGATGTCAACGTCTCGACCCTGCAGGCCGTCTCGGGCGCGGGCTACTCCGGCGTCACGTCGATGGAGATCATCGACAACGCCATCCCGTACATCGGCGGCGAGGAGGAGAAGATGGAGACCGAGTCCCGCAAACTGCTGGGCTCGTTCGACGGCGCGGAGGTCTCCCTCCACGACATGGACGTCGCCGCATCGTGTAACCGCATCGCGACGCTTGACGGCCACCTCGAGAACGTCTGGGCCGACACGGCCGCGGACGTCACCGCCGCAGACGCAGAGGGCGCGATGACCGAGGTCACCGGCATCGACCTCCCGTCCTCGCCCGACCAGCTCATCACCGTCTTCGAGGAACCGGACCGCCCACAGCCCCGACTCGACCGGAACGTCGAGGACGGGATGGGCGTCGCCGTCGGCGGGTTCCAGGGGACGACGAAGGGCGTCCAGTTCAACTGCCTGGCGCACAACACGATGCGCGGTGCCGCCGGTGCGAGCATCCTGAACGGCGAACTCCTGAAACAGCGCGGCTACCTGTAA
- a CDS encoding tyrosine--tRNA ligase: MDTAERLDLVTRHTQEVVTEDELEALLDDDPSAYIGYAPTGEMHIGHFTTMRKLADFLQAGVDVTVLIADLHAHLDDNKSPFDLLDARSEYYQIAIEAMIDAAGADPDDVEFVRGTEFQLEEDYTLEMYRMAAETTISRSQRAASEVVRESESPKLGGLLYPLMQTLDVKALDADIAYGGVDQRGIYMLSREVLPDHGGDAPVCLFAPLLSGLSGGKMSASEEASKVNLTDSPDEVEEKIGQAYCPAGELEDNGVLEYLDHLVFPVLAERGEDFVVERPEEYGGDLVYEAYEAVETDFLSGELHPADLKPAAAAAISDVIGPVRERLREEPDLLADAYPDAYGE; this comes from the coding sequence ATGGATACGGCCGAGCGACTCGACCTGGTGACGCGACACACACAGGAGGTCGTCACCGAAGACGAACTCGAAGCACTGCTCGACGACGACCCGTCGGCCTACATCGGCTACGCCCCGACCGGCGAGATGCACATCGGCCACTTCACCACGATGCGCAAGCTCGCGGACTTCCTGCAGGCCGGCGTCGACGTGACGGTCCTCATCGCGGACCTGCACGCTCACCTCGACGACAACAAGAGTCCCTTCGACCTGCTCGACGCCCGCTCGGAGTACTACCAGATCGCGATCGAGGCGATGATCGACGCGGCCGGCGCCGACCCAGACGACGTCGAGTTCGTCCGCGGGACGGAGTTCCAGCTCGAGGAGGACTACACCCTCGAGATGTACCGGATGGCCGCGGAGACGACCATCTCGCGCTCCCAGCGCGCCGCCAGCGAGGTCGTCCGCGAGTCCGAGAGCCCGAAACTGGGTGGCCTGCTCTATCCGCTGATGCAGACGCTCGACGTGAAGGCGCTGGACGCCGACATCGCCTACGGCGGCGTCGACCAGCGCGGTATCTACATGCTCTCCCGGGAGGTGCTTCCCGACCACGGCGGCGACGCCCCGGTCTGTCTGTTCGCCCCGCTGCTCTCTGGGCTCTCGGGCGGCAAGATGAGCGCCTCCGAGGAGGCCTCGAAGGTGAACCTCACCGACTCGCCCGACGAGGTCGAGGAGAAGATCGGCCAGGCCTACTGCCCGGCCGGCGAGCTCGAGGACAACGGCGTCCTGGAGTACCTCGACCACCTCGTCTTCCCCGTGTTGGCGGAGCGCGGCGAGGACTTCGTCGTCGAACGGCCCGAGGAGTACGGCGGCGACCTCGTCTACGAGGCCTACGAGGCCGTCGAGACGGACTTCCTGAGCGGCGAGCTCCACCCCGCGGACCTCAAGCCCGCGGCCGCGGCGGCGATCTCCGACGTCATCGGCCCCGTCCGGGAGCGACTGCGCGAGGAGCCCGACCTGCTGGCGGATGCCTACCCCGACGCGTACGGCGAGTAA
- a CDS encoding class I SAM-dependent methyltransferase translates to MDERSRHGVRETYETIGEHFSKTREYAWPEVAAFVGTDREVDIALDLGCGNGRHAALLADVASRVVGVDASRALLSAAHERVGDDVALVQGDASRVPLAADSVTLAVYVATLHHLPTDADRAASLDELARVLAPDGEALVSVWSTAHDRFDADADAATGFDTTVDWTLPGGETVPRFYHIYAPAEFRAALESRSLRVVDFEVSSGNCYAVVEPEGKRP, encoded by the coding sequence ATGGACGAGCGGTCCCGCCACGGCGTCCGCGAGACGTACGAGACCATCGGCGAGCACTTCTCGAAGACCCGGGAGTACGCCTGGCCGGAGGTGGCGGCGTTCGTCGGGACTGACCGGGAGGTCGACATCGCGCTCGACCTCGGGTGTGGCAACGGCCGGCACGCCGCGCTGCTCGCCGACGTCGCGAGCCGCGTCGTGGGCGTCGACGCGAGCCGTGCGCTCCTGTCGGCGGCCCACGAACGGGTGGGCGACGACGTCGCCCTGGTCCAGGGAGACGCATCGCGGGTGCCGCTGGCGGCCGACAGCGTCACCCTGGCCGTCTACGTCGCGACGTTACACCACCTCCCGACGGACGCCGACCGGGCGGCCAGCCTGGACGAACTCGCTCGTGTCCTCGCCCCGGACGGGGAGGCACTCGTGAGCGTCTGGAGTACCGCCCACGACCGCTTCGACGCCGACGCGGACGCCGCGACGGGGTTCGATACGACCGTCGACTGGACGCTCCCCGGCGGGGAGACGGTCCCGCGGTTCTATCACATCTACGCACCGGCTGAGTTCCGTGCCGCCCTGGAATCGCGTTCGCTTCGCGTCGTCGACTTCGAGGTTTCGAGCGGGAACTGCTATGCCGTCGTCGAACCGGAAGGGAAACGCCCTTAA
- a CDS encoding HD domain-containing protein produces MSSDDATHGGRRYDENAQHAFPDGRVNAVLRSIAENERIQTYLDAQNVNPVKRMRYNDHGAKHIDIVRHRALCLYDLLKRGDVEFNGASDQGLEEADEAVIIALAATLHDIGHVVHRDSHPYYSIPLAADVLDDFLTEFYDLPEAIRVKGEVLHAILCHHTEETPLTLEAGVVRVADALDMEHGRSRIPYESGGRGINTVSSQAIEQVELNPGEDSPVLVEIAMNNAAGVYQVDNLLKAKLDQSGLEDHVRIVAINSHDNGDQIVERIEL; encoded by the coding sequence ATGAGTAGCGACGATGCCACCCACGGGGGTCGGCGATACGACGAGAACGCCCAGCACGCCTTTCCCGACGGCCGCGTGAACGCGGTGCTCCGCTCGATCGCCGAGAACGAGCGGATACAGACCTACCTCGACGCACAGAACGTCAACCCCGTCAAGCGGATGCGGTACAACGACCACGGCGCGAAACACATCGACATCGTCCGCCACCGGGCACTGTGCCTGTACGACCTCCTCAAGCGAGGCGACGTCGAGTTCAACGGCGCGAGCGATCAGGGGCTCGAGGAAGCCGACGAGGCCGTCATCATCGCGCTCGCCGCCACGCTGCACGACATCGGCCACGTCGTCCACCGGGACTCCCACCCCTACTACTCGATTCCGCTGGCGGCCGACGTCCTCGATGACTTCCTGACCGAGTTCTACGACCTGCCAGAGGCGATCCGCGTGAAGGGGGAAGTGCTCCACGCTATCCTCTGTCACCACACCGAAGAGACTCCCCTGACGCTCGAGGCCGGCGTGGTGCGCGTCGCCGACGCCCTGGACATGGAACATGGCCGCTCTCGGATTCCCTACGAGAGCGGTGGCCGCGGCATCAACACCGTCTCCAGCCAAGCCATCGAGCAGGTAGAGCTGAACCCCGGCGAGGACTCCCCCGTGCTGGTCGAGATAGCGATGAACAACGCGGCCGGCGTCTACCAGGTCGACAACCTCCTGAAGGCGAAGCTGGACCAGTCGGGCCTCGAGGATCACGTGCGTATCGTGGCCATCAACAGCCACGACAACGGCGACCAGATCGTCGAGCGCATCGAACTCTGA
- a CDS encoding redoxin domain-containing protein, which produces MITVGDTAPDFTAPLANGTVDKFTLSEAVGEQPVVLAFFPAAFTSTCSHEMSTFQDRLGEFADTGADVYGVSIDTPFTLNEFRDQLGLEFGLVSDTNREIVDTYGISMDFESSGVRNLAKRAVYVVDTDHRVSYAWVSDDPGVEPDYDDVLEAVRDD; this is translated from the coding sequence ATGATTACTGTCGGTGACACCGCCCCGGACTTCACTGCACCGCTCGCCAACGGCACCGTCGACAAGTTCACGCTCTCGGAGGCCGTCGGCGAACAACCGGTCGTCCTCGCGTTCTTCCCCGCCGCGTTCACCAGCACCTGCAGTCACGAGATGAGCACGTTCCAGGACCGACTCGGCGAGTTCGCGGACACAGGCGCCGACGTCTACGGCGTCAGCATCGATACACCGTTCACCCTCAACGAGTTTCGTGACCAGCTCGGACTCGAGTTCGGTCTGGTAAGCGACACCAACCGCGAGATAGTCGACACCTACGGCATCTCGATGGACTTCGAATCGAGCGGCGTCCGAAACCTCGCCAAGCGAGCGGTGTACGTCGTCGACACGGACCACCGTGTCTCCTATGCCTGGGTCAGCGACGACCCCGGCGTCGAACCGGACTACGACGACGTCCTGGAGGCCGTCCGCGACGACTGA
- a CDS encoding twin-arginine translocase TatA/TatE family subunit: protein MPGTTEMMVILLIAVLLFGANKIPKLARSTGEAMGEFQKGREEVEQELEEMRGGATGEADSETTEVTEADAETSTSTETEK, encoded by the coding sequence ATGCCGGGGACGACGGAGATGATGGTCATCCTCCTCATCGCCGTCCTCCTGTTCGGAGCGAACAAGATTCCCAAACTCGCACGGTCGACCGGTGAGGCGATGGGCGAGTTCCAGAAGGGGCGCGAGGAAGTCGAGCAGGAACTCGAGGAGATGCGTGGGGGGGCGACGGGCGAGGCCGATTCCGAGACGACCGAGGTCACCGAAGCCGACGCCGAGACCAGTACCAGCACCGAGACCGAGAAGTAA
- a CDS encoding halocyanin domain-containing protein, producing the protein MQPNLNRRTFLRTTAAVSAVSMLAGCGGDGGSGGDGGDGGSGGDGGDGGSGGDGGSGSSSASDEVSEYLSDTSNFDGQVQDMTGQGEVTVMVGAEGNGGAFAYEPVAIKVGTGTTVVWEWTGAGGTHNVVEEDGAFDSGSAVAEEGTTFEYTFEEAGTYLYQCEPHLSLGMKGAVVVE; encoded by the coding sequence ATGCAACCCAACCTGAATCGACGGACGTTCCTCCGTACTACCGCTGCTGTCTCGGCCGTCTCGATGCTCGCTGGCTGTGGCGGTGATGGCGGTTCGGGCGGTGACGGTGGCGATGGCGGTTCGGGCGGTGACGGTGGCGATGGCGGTTCGGGCGGTGACGGTGGCTCCGGCAGCAGCAGCGCCAGTGACGAGGTCTCGGAGTACCTGAGCGACACCTCGAACTTCGATGGGCAGGTCCAGGACATGACCGGCCAGGGCGAGGTAACGGTCATGGTCGGCGCCGAGGGCAACGGCGGTGCCTTCGCCTACGAACCGGTCGCCATCAAGGTCGGAACGGGAACGACCGTCGTCTGGGAGTGGACCGGCGCGGGCGGCACCCACAACGTCGTCGAAGAGGACGGCGCGTTCGACTCCGGCTCGGCCGTCGCCGAGGAGGGGACGACCTTCGAATACACCTTCGAGGAGGCCGGAACCTACCTCTACCAGTGTGAACCCCACCTCTCACTCGGGATGAAAGGCGCCGTCGTCGTCGAATAG